The DNA segment GCCATTTCTTCAATCATTTCCCAGTTTTCAGGACCTTTAAGACCACGACCACCAGAAACTACAATTTCAGCATCGGCTATAGTAACTTTATCTGTTGCCTTATCTACGGAAACCACATCTACTGAAAAATCTTCAGAAGAAAGTTCTGGTGCAAAATCTTCAGCAGTTCCTGCTGCTTCGTTTTCTTTTACTCCATATGCGTTTTTTGCTAATCCTATTACTTTTACATCCGTTTTAAACTCGGTAATCGAAAATGCTTTATTAGTGAAAACACTGTGTTTTACCTTAAAGGGCTCTGTACTTTCAGGTAGTTCGGTTACGTTAGATACGTATCCTGCATCTAAATTTACAGCTAATAATGGTGCCATATATTTGCTGTTCGCACTGCTAGAAACCACAACTACTTTAGCGCCTTCCTTTTTTGCTGCTTGTGCTACGGCATCTGCATAGGCCTCAGCATTAAATTTACTTAATTTGTCATTAGAAACATTCAATACTTTATCGGCACCATATTTTCCAAGTTCACTAGTATCACCTCCGTTTATAGCTACAGCGGTTACTGGCACGCCCATTTTGTCTGCTATTCCTTTAGCATAGGACACAGCTTCTTGAGCAATTTTTTTAAATGTTCCTTCTTCGGATTCTGTATATACTACTACTGACATATTTTATTTTTTTTGAATTCTGAAAAAATTCAGAATGTAATTTTAGTTTGCTTTAGATTTTAAATACTTCCGAAATACTCTTCGGAAACACAATGTCTTTAGATTACTTTAGCTTCGTTATGAAGTAAATCAACTAATTCATCAACGGTTTCAACCAATTTGATGTCACCTTTTGGAGCTGGTTTTTCAAATTGTGCCGTTTGTGTTTCAGCATTTGCATCTACAGCATCTTTTACTGTTAATGGTTTTTTACGAGCCTGCATGATACCACGCATATTTGGAATACGGAGATCACTCTCTTCTACAATCCCTTTTTGCCCACCAACTACCAATGGCAATTTTGCCTTTACGGTTTCTTTACCACCATCAATTTCACGGATGGCCGTTGCTGTGTCGCCTTCAATTTCAAGACCAATACAGGTATTAACAAAATTAGCACCGGTTAATTGTGCAATCATTCCGGGTACCATCCCACCATTATAATCAATAGATTCACGGCCTCCAAGTACAAGATCATACCCACCTTCTTTAACTACATTGGCCAATTGCTTAGCAACTGAAAAACCATCAGTAGCTTCAGTGTCAATACGAATGGCTTCGTCTGCACCTATAGCAAGAGCTTTTCTTAGCGTTGGTTCGGTTTCTGCACCGCCTACATTTATAACATGCACGCTAGCACCTTGTTTTTCTTTAAACCACATAGCGCGAGTAAGACCAAATTCATCATTAGGATTGATTACAAACTGTACCCCGTTTGTGTCAAATTTGGTGTCGTTATCGGTAAAATTAATTTTTGAAGTAGTGTCCGGTACGTGACTTATACACACTAAAATTTTCATATAATTTGTATCTTTTTGAGTATTATTTTTTTTAAGGTAATTCATTGCTAAATTTGCTTAGAATTACGTAGGCACGAAGATAAGTATATATTTCCAAAATATGCTATGCACGCATAATAAATTTCCGTTAAATGTTAATAAAAAATGCGTTCAACATTAAGAATATACTATTTTTGTCGTCTTGACAAATTTTTCAGAATAGAAAAGAAGTACTACAGATGAAAACACTACAATTCCGTGAAGCGATACAGGAAGCCATGAGCGAAGAAATGCGTCGCGATGATACTATATATTTAATGGGTGAAGAAGTGGCCGAATACAACGGCGCTTATAAAGCCAGTAAAGGAATGCTCGATGAATTTGGAGCAAAACGAATTATCGATACTCCAATTTCTGAACTTGGATTTTCCGGTGTTGGTATCGGTTCTGCTATGAATGGCAACCGACCTATTATTGAGTTTATGACGTTTAATTTCTCGTTAGTAGGAATTGATCAGATTATCAATAATGCGGCTAAAATGCGCCAAATGAGCGGTGGACAATTTAATATTCCTATTGTTTTTAGGGGCCCAACAGCTTCCGCAGGACAATTGGGTGCAACACACTCTCAAGCTTTTGAAAGTTGGTATGCAAACTGTCCGGGATTAAAAGTGGTAGTGCCAAGTAATCCTAAAGATGCTAAAGGACTATTGAAAAGTGCCATTCGGGATGACGATCCAGTAATTTTTATGGAGAGTGAACAAATGTACGGCGATAAAGGCGAAGTGCCGGAAGGGGAGTATCTAATCCCGTTAGGAGTAGCAGAAATAAAACGTAAAGGAACCGATGTAACATTAGTTTCTTTCGGAAAAATTATTAAAGCTGCTTATAAAGCTGCCGAAGATCTTGCTGAAGAAGGTATTGAATGCGAAATTATCGACATGCGCACGGTGCGGCCTTTGGATCACGATACTATTTTGGAGTCTGTTAAAAAAACAAATAGATTAGTTATTCTGGAAGAAGCATGGCCTTTTGGTAACGTAGCGACCGAAATAACTTATCAAGTACAAAGCCAAGCTTTTGATTATTTGGATGCGCCAATCGTTAAAATAAATACGGGTGATACGCCAACGCCATACTCACCAGAGTTGCTAAAAGAATGGTTGCCTGGTCCTGAAGATGTGGTAAAAGCAGTTAAAAAAGTTATGTATAAATAAAAAACACAAAGTGTGCATCACTTTTGGTGTATACTTAATTTATAAAACCTTCATTACTTTTTTGTAATGCAAGGTTTTTTTATCTACTAAGCGTAGCACATTTAAGCCTATATGAAGCAGTTACTTTTTCTAAGTTTTTTATTATTCACTTCCATTTTGGTGGCTCAAACCAAGGTAAGTGGACATATTAAGGATGCTTCTGGGGAGTCGTTGCCTTTTGTGAATGTTATTTTTAAGGATTCAAATGAAGGGACGATTTCCAACGAAGAGGGTCGCTTTTATCTAGAAAGCGATACTCGTTATGATGCGGTCGTGTTTTCATTTATAGGGTTTAAAACCAAAGAAGTTCCTTTAGGAGCCAAAAACACTTATAAAATGGAGGTGGTTTTAGAAGAAGAAGCCTCTGCTCTAGACGAAGTAGTTCTTATAAGTGGTAAACAGCCTAAAGAAAACAATCCGGCGATAGACATTCTTCGAAAAATATGGGAAAACCGTCGTGAAAACGGGGTTAAAAAGTTTAAGCAGTACAGCTACGATAAATATGAAAAGCTAGAGTTTGATTTAAATACCATCGATAGTACACTCATAAAAAGCCGAATTTTTAAAGGAATGGAATTTATCTGGGACCAGATAGATACTTCAAACGTTACTGGAAATTCTTATCTCCCAATTTTCATAAATGAAGCTTATTCAAAAGTTTATGGGGATAACGTTTTAAATGAAGAAAAAGAAGTGTTGAAAGGAAACAAAAATTCCGGTTTTCAAAACAACCAAACCCTTATTGCTTTTGTAAAAGACCTTTACAAAGAATACAACGTGTATGATAATTATCTGAAATTTTTCGATAAGGCCTTTACCAGTCCGCTATCCCGAACAGGTATCGATGTTTATAATTATAAACTGTTAGACAGCGCGTATCGCGATAACAAATGGTGCTACAATATTGTGTATTACCCACGCAGACAAAACGAACTTACTTTTAAAGGTGATTTTTGGGTGAACGATAGTACGTGGGCCATAAAAGAAATAAACCTGCAGGCTTCTAAAAGTGCCAATATCAATTGGGTGCGTGAGATATATATTGAACAGGAATTTGACGTATTAAACGATAGTACTTTCTTGATAACGCGTGATCATTTTTTAAGCGATTTCAGTCTTCGGAAAAAAGAAGAAGCACAAGGTGTTTACGGGAGAAGAACAACTTTGTACGATGATTATGAGTTCGATATAAAAAAGGATAAAAGCTTTTACGGCGAACAGACCGACCCTTATAACGAAGAAATTTACAACCGTTCCGATAGCTTTTGGGATCAAAACCGAATGGAGACCTTAAATAAGGATGAAAAGGGGGTTTATAAAATGCTCGACACGCTAAAAACAGTTCCTCGTTTTAAAGCACTCTATAATATTGGTTCTACGTTGGCAAGTGGATATTATCAAGTGGATAATTAT comes from the Marixanthomonas ophiurae genome and includes:
- a CDS encoding DUF5686 family protein, which gives rise to MKQLLFLSFLLFTSILVAQTKVSGHIKDASGESLPFVNVIFKDSNEGTISNEEGRFYLESDTRYDAVVFSFIGFKTKEVPLGAKNTYKMEVVLEEEASALDEVVLISGKQPKENNPAIDILRKIWENRRENGVKKFKQYSYDKYEKLEFDLNTIDSTLIKSRIFKGMEFIWDQIDTSNVTGNSYLPIFINEAYSKVYGDNVLNEEKEVLKGNKNSGFQNNQTLIAFVKDLYKEYNVYDNYLKFFDKAFTSPLSRTGIDVYNYKLLDSAYRDNKWCYNIVYYPRRQNELTFKGDFWVNDSTWAIKEINLQASKSANINWVREIYIEQEFDVLNDSTFLITRDHFLSDFSLRKKEEAQGVYGRRTTLYDDYEFDIKKDKSFYGEQTDPYNEEIYNRSDSFWDQNRMETLNKDEKGVYKMLDTLKTVPRFKALYNIGSTLASGYYQVDNYDIGPVFSIFGFNEAEGLRIRLGGRTYFSQNDPWRIETFGAYGFKDERFKFGVSGKLLLDRKSRLTVFSGYRKDVEQTGATLTTSNDVLGRSLASSSLISVGANDRLTRIKLATAGFSVEPAKNFMVRVTGSHRKLRSATETFSLDYFAEDGSVKSTISQPEIELGLFYTPKRKTSGYGVERTIINDGEYPSFYLGYTYGLKNVLDGDFEYKKLQALYTQPWVIGGIGRLTSTIEAGKIFDPVPLGLLSPVPGNQTYFSLYNAFTNLDYYEFVTDTYTSLHLQHNFGGRIFGRIPGLRDLDLREIIGFRAVYGEISDDNIALNASNIVYRAPEDIYWEWSVGVGNIFRIFRIDFNFRGNYLGNPDARSFGVTGIFGFSF
- a CDS encoding electron transfer flavoprotein subunit alpha/FixB family protein, with amino-acid sequence MSVVVYTESEEGTFKKIAQEAVSYAKGIADKMGVPVTAVAINGGDTSELGKYGADKVLNVSNDKLSKFNAEAYADAVAQAAKKEGAKVVVVSSSANSKYMAPLLAVNLDAGYVSNVTELPESTEPFKVKHSVFTNKAFSITEFKTDVKVIGLAKNAYGVKENEAAGTAEDFAPELSSEDFSVDVVSVDKATDKVTIADAEIVVSGGRGLKGPENWEMIEEMADILGAATACSKPVSDMGWRPHSEHVGQTGKPVAANLYIAIGISGAIQHLAGINASKTKVVINNDPEAPFFKNADYGIVGDAFEVVPKLNEKLKEFKAQNG
- a CDS encoding electron transfer flavoprotein subunit beta/FixA family protein, whose amino-acid sequence is MKILVCISHVPDTTSKINFTDNDTKFDTNGVQFVINPNDEFGLTRAMWFKEKQGASVHVINVGGAETEPTLRKALAIGADEAIRIDTEATDGFSVAKQLANVVKEGGYDLVLGGRESIDYNGGMVPGMIAQLTGANFVNTCIGLEIEGDTATAIREIDGGKETVKAKLPLVVGGQKGIVEESDLRIPNMRGIMQARKKPLTVKDAVDANAETQTAQFEKPAPKGDIKLVETVDELVDLLHNEAKVI
- a CDS encoding pyruvate dehydrogenase complex E1 component subunit beta, translating into MFQNRKEVLQMKTLQFREAIQEAMSEEMRRDDTIYLMGEEVAEYNGAYKASKGMLDEFGAKRIIDTPISELGFSGVGIGSAMNGNRPIIEFMTFNFSLVGIDQIINNAAKMRQMSGGQFNIPIVFRGPTASAGQLGATHSQAFESWYANCPGLKVVVPSNPKDAKGLLKSAIRDDDPVIFMESEQMYGDKGEVPEGEYLIPLGVAEIKRKGTDVTLVSFGKIIKAAYKAAEDLAEEGIECEIIDMRTVRPLDHDTILESVKKTNRLVILEEAWPFGNVATEITYQVQSQAFDYLDAPIVKINTGDTPTPYSPELLKEWLPGPEDVVKAVKKVMYK